A window from Lactiplantibacillus pentosus encodes these proteins:
- a CDS encoding threonine/serine exporter family protein, with translation MGTIGQLVLAYIAVLGFGLIINIPHQALNVAGWIGTLTWGSYLIVQAFDGGVVLGSLIGSVGIGVLSSLAARYKKMPAIIFNIPSLVSFVPGSQAYQMVRNFALGNYREAVAFTLQVIMITGAIALGFLLAELLNRLIAFCIRQWRLQHLES, from the coding sequence ATGGGAACAATTGGACAATTAGTGCTGGCATACATTGCAGTATTGGGCTTTGGCCTAATTATTAATATTCCGCATCAAGCCTTAAATGTTGCTGGTTGGATCGGTACCCTGACATGGGGGAGTTATCTGATCGTGCAGGCATTTGATGGTGGCGTCGTGCTTGGAAGCTTGATTGGTTCCGTTGGCATCGGTGTCTTGAGTAGTTTAGCGGCTCGCTATAAAAAGATGCCAGCCATTATTTTCAACATTCCGAGCCTGGTCTCGTTCGTGCCCGGAAGTCAAGCCTATCAGATGGTCCGTAACTTTGCGTTGGGCAATTACCGTGAAGCCGTTGCCTTTACGCTACAAGTCATCATGATTACGGGTGCCATCGCACTAGGCTTCTTATTAGCGGAATTATTGAATCGATTAATTGCATTTTGCATTCGCCAGTGGCGCTTACAGCATTTGGAATCATGA
- a CDS encoding LCP family glycopolymer transferase: MEDMPSRSEMHRDKSQGNNSQGNGKGPKKKHPVRNTILIIIAVLLVGTGAFAARTYFNAKNAANTVFKSSGIKKSRNTSAVLNGKKPVSILLLGTDTGALGRNYKGRTDTIILATINPKTKTTTLMSLPRDSEVAVSGFEQDFPTKLNAAYAYGSAGTTIKTIQKWLNVPIDYYALINMGGMKKVINEIGGVDITPIRTFTYEGYTFTKGQKEHMNGAKALAYSRMRYDDPLGDYGRQQRQRQLITAILGESTSASNLLKQDFLDSLAKQTRTDLTFSNLTSIVTNYRSATKNIVSDHAQGTGKMIDGQSFEVVSQSEKQRVTNVLRKSLNLKAAKTGEKFANQN; this comes from the coding sequence ATGGAAGACATGCCAAGTCGCTCAGAAATGCATCGTGACAAATCGCAGGGAAACAATTCACAGGGAAACGGCAAGGGACCGAAGAAAAAGCACCCTGTTCGTAATACGATTTTAATTATTATTGCCGTCCTATTAGTCGGAACCGGCGCGTTTGCTGCGCGGACCTACTTTAATGCTAAAAACGCGGCTAACACCGTATTCAAAAGCAGTGGGATCAAGAAATCTCGTAATACCAGTGCCGTTTTGAATGGTAAAAAACCCGTTTCGATTCTGTTACTCGGTACGGATACCGGGGCGCTTGGCCGGAACTATAAGGGTCGGACCGATACGATCATCCTAGCAACCATCAATCCGAAGACCAAGACGACGACCTTAATGAGTTTGCCGCGTGACTCCGAAGTTGCTGTTTCAGGATTTGAACAGGACTTCCCTACTAAGTTGAACGCTGCTTACGCATACGGTAGTGCTGGGACCACTATCAAGACGATTCAAAAATGGTTGAACGTGCCGATTGACTACTATGCCCTGATCAACATGGGTGGGATGAAGAAAGTCATCAATGAAATCGGTGGCGTGGACATTACCCCAATTCGGACGTTCACTTACGAAGGCTACACCTTCACGAAAGGTCAAAAGGAACATATGAACGGGGCCAAAGCTTTAGCCTACTCACGGATGCGGTATGACGATCCGCTTGGTGACTACGGTCGTCAACAACGGCAACGGCAATTGATCACCGCTATTCTCGGTGAAAGTACCAGTGCTTCCAACTTGTTGAAACAAGACTTCCTCGATTCATTAGCTAAACAAACTCGGACTGACTTAACCTTCAGTAACCTGACCAGCATCGTTACCAACTACCGGAGCGCCACCAAGAACATCGTTTCCGACCATGCTCAAGGAACTGGTAAGATGATCGACGGCCAATCCTTCGAAGTTGTCTCACAATCTGAAAAGCAACGGGTCACCAACGTCCTGCGGAAATCACTTAACTTGAAAGCCGCTAAAACTGGTGAAAAGTTCGCCAACCAAAACTAA
- a CDS encoding phosphatase PAP2 family protein → MIDKSRSRPVKFVIGVILFAYLSYFISDGAIGIDLLDVALTSLVQISNSGIWTVFYKLIAWLASPGMDVLWILILAFLMYGFKYKIQAFWALAYMAGAMILGFIVKHLVGRDRPISHLAQDTGYSFPSGHVLGTFVLVSVIIMLVVPELPSYRAAMIVKWGSVVWLLLVIFSRIYLNAHYPTDTIGAVLLAWSWSQVMQWFYVFWAPGLLKWPLFYRSYL, encoded by the coding sequence ATGATCGATAAGTCGCGTAGTCGGCCGGTCAAGTTTGTCATTGGGGTAATTCTATTTGCCTATCTGAGCTATTTTATTAGTGACGGCGCGATTGGAATTGATTTATTAGATGTGGCCCTGACGTCGCTCGTCCAAATTAGTAATAGCGGGATTTGGACCGTGTTTTACAAGCTAATTGCTTGGCTGGCTTCGCCGGGAATGGATGTGCTGTGGATCCTGATTCTGGCCTTCCTGATGTATGGGTTTAAGTACAAGATTCAAGCATTTTGGGCGCTAGCGTACATGGCGGGGGCGATGATTCTGGGGTTTATCGTTAAGCACCTCGTTGGTCGTGACCGGCCCATCAGCCATCTGGCACAAGATACCGGTTATAGTTTTCCGAGTGGCCACGTGCTGGGGACGTTTGTTCTCGTAAGCGTCATTATCATGCTCGTTGTGCCGGAATTACCAAGTTATCGGGCCGCGATGATTGTCAAATGGGGTAGCGTGGTGTGGCTGTTACTGGTCATTTTCTCGCGGATCTATCTCAACGCCCATTACCCGACTGATACGATCGGTGCGGTCTTGCTGGCATGGAGCTGGAGCCAGGTAATGCAGTGGTTTTACGTCTTTTGGGCGCCGGGCTTACTCAAGTGGCCGTTATTTTATCGCTCCTATTTATAA
- a CDS encoding alpha/beta hydrolase, with translation MQVITQKLTASSAQLTGYLHQPDANAHQTTLPAIIIVPGGSYTHIPTAQAESLAMAFAGHGYQAFYLEYTLLGDQQPLELAPVLDLGRAVALLRAHADEWHIDPDQITPAGFSVGGHIVALYNDYWRTKVATALDVEPATLKPKSVILGYPVISPKLGFPKDDATLATWTATPDDLAAEQHVTADNQPTFIWVTADDPIVPAANALAYTTALATAEIPYELHVFKHGPHGLALANAQTAWKPDADQPHVAHWLTLALEWLADNRR, from the coding sequence ATGCAAGTTATAACACAAAAATTAACCGCATCGAGCGCGCAATTGACCGGTTATTTGCATCAACCGGATGCTAACGCGCACCAAACGACCTTACCAGCAATCATTATTGTTCCGGGTGGGTCTTACACGCACATTCCAACAGCCCAGGCCGAAAGTCTCGCGATGGCGTTTGCGGGTCACGGCTATCAGGCCTTTTACTTAGAATACACCCTCCTCGGTGATCAACAACCGTTGGAATTGGCTCCCGTTCTCGACTTAGGACGTGCGGTGGCCTTACTACGCGCCCACGCGGACGAATGGCACATCGACCCTGACCAGATCACACCGGCCGGCTTTAGTGTCGGCGGCCACATCGTCGCGCTCTACAACGATTATTGGCGGACCAAGGTGGCAACGGCCCTTGATGTTGAACCAGCAACGCTCAAGCCCAAGTCCGTTATTTTAGGCTACCCTGTGATCAGTCCGAAACTCGGTTTTCCTAAAGATGACGCCACGCTTGCAACTTGGACGGCTACTCCAGATGACTTAGCAGCGGAACAACACGTCACGGCTGACAACCAGCCGACCTTCATTTGGGTGACGGCCGATGATCCAATCGTACCCGCCGCAAATGCCTTGGCCTACACGACAGCCTTAGCCACTGCTGAAATTCCATACGAATTGCACGTCTTTAAGCATGGGCCCCACGGTTTGGCACTCGCAAATGCGCAAACTGCTTGGAAACCAGATGCAGACCAGCCGCACGTCGCCCACTGGTTGACGTTAGCCCTTGAGTGGTTGGCGGATAATCGTCGCTAA
- a CDS encoding GNAT family N-acetyltransferase, with the protein MGMVTVTARGEALTLRPFTLADTADYYELVRDPRIAASAGFAPAHSLTEAEFLLKQQAKLPQIFAIELEATQHVIGSVGLYERMTNTGEPAAKEMDLGYMLNAQYWQRGIMTAAVARILKYGFETLQLRRITASCLANNPASKQILLHANFRQYDSVRHPEYAPFGPGQTELFYDCVALNV; encoded by the coding sequence ATGGGCATGGTTACGGTTACGGCACGAGGCGAAGCACTCACGCTACGACCATTTACGTTAGCGGATACCGCGGATTACTATGAATTGGTTCGTGACCCGCGGATTGCGGCGTCGGCGGGCTTTGCACCGGCGCACAGTCTAACGGAGGCCGAATTTTTGTTAAAGCAACAAGCAAAGCTCCCACAGATCTTTGCAATTGAACTAGAGGCGACCCAGCACGTCATTGGAAGTGTTGGGCTATATGAACGGATGACCAATACTGGTGAGCCAGCCGCTAAGGAAATGGATTTAGGGTACATGCTAAACGCGCAGTATTGGCAGCGGGGCATCATGACCGCCGCGGTAGCACGCATCTTGAAATACGGATTTGAAACGTTACAGTTGCGGCGCATTACCGCCAGTTGTTTAGCCAATAATCCGGCATCCAAACAAATTCTGTTGCATGCTAATTTTCGCCAGTATGATTCGGTTCGACATCCGGAGTACGCCCCGTTTGGCCCTGGACAGACTGAATTATTTTATGACTGTGTCGCATTAAACGTTTAG
- a CDS encoding Rrf2 family transcriptional regulator, giving the protein MQLAKSFEQAACVLVLLATQQPEIPLTADVLHERIGGSASYIRKIIRKLVVAGLVTSTSGNNGGVHLARPAEEISITDVVAAIEGTLQTFPNYGYFDQVFKDVEPVAHEGTKVVNQIFSQADQLWLNFLAQQKLATLIKELLAVQQIPVLDWTNYSDDKMAQLNGLLARMRTNK; this is encoded by the coding sequence ATGCAACTCGCAAAATCATTTGAACAGGCGGCTTGTGTGCTCGTACTACTAGCGACACAGCAGCCGGAGATTCCGTTAACAGCGGACGTGCTTCACGAACGAATCGGCGGTTCTGCGTCGTATATTCGCAAAATCATTCGCAAATTGGTCGTTGCTGGACTGGTTACCTCAACTAGTGGTAACAACGGGGGTGTCCACCTGGCACGACCAGCTGAAGAGATTTCAATTACTGACGTGGTTGCGGCCATCGAGGGGACGCTGCAGACCTTTCCGAACTACGGCTATTTTGACCAAGTTTTCAAGGACGTGGAACCAGTCGCCCATGAAGGGACTAAGGTCGTTAATCAAATCTTTTCGCAAGCTGACCAGTTATGGCTGAACTTTTTGGCCCAACAAAAATTGGCAACGCTCATCAAGGAATTGTTAGCCGTCCAGCAGATACCGGTCCTAGATTGGACCAACTATTCTGATGACAAAATGGCGCAATTAAACGGATTGTTAGCGCGGATGCGAACGAACAAGTGA
- the alsS gene encoding acetolactate synthase AlsS: MADKKYYGADAIVDSLVNHDVKYVFGIPGAKIDRVFERLEHPVNPKSPRLIVTRHEQNAAFIAAGIGRITGKPGVVMTTSGPGASNLATGLVTATAEGDPVLAISGQVQRADLLRLTHQSMNNAALFKPITKYSAEVQEPENISEVLANAYQEATAAKQGASFVSVPQDVTDSIVRTPVITPIQAPKLGPASPVEATLLAQKIKAAKLPVLLVGMRASSPEVTKAIRNLVTAANLPVVETFQAAGVISRDLEANHFFGRVGLFRNQPGDMLLKKSDLVIAVGYDPIEYEPRNWNAEGKARIVVIDAMRAELDHNFQPETELIGDIAQTLDFLLPYMKGYNISDDAQSYLSELQERLQTRDFVPNIDKQSKLNHPLSVIAALQQRVSDEMTVTVDVGSHYIWMARHFRSYEPRHLLFSNGMQTLGVALPWAIAAALVRPNTQIVSVSGDGGFLFSAQELETAVRLKQNIVHLIWNDGTYDMVKFQEEMKYGEDAAVHFGPVDFVKYAESFGATGLRVNQPADLEKVLDQAFATDGPVVVDIPIDYSDNKALGKTMLPDQFY; encoded by the coding sequence ATGGCTGATAAAAAGTACTATGGGGCCGACGCAATCGTCGATAGCCTTGTAAACCACGATGTTAAGTATGTATTTGGGATTCCCGGTGCCAAGATCGACCGGGTGTTTGAACGCTTAGAACATCCCGTTAACCCTAAGAGTCCGCGGTTGATCGTAACGCGCCACGAACAAAACGCTGCTTTTATTGCGGCTGGAATTGGCCGAATCACGGGTAAACCCGGGGTCGTTATGACCACTTCTGGTCCTGGTGCTAGTAATTTAGCAACCGGCTTAGTGACTGCCACCGCTGAAGGGGACCCGGTCCTCGCGATTTCTGGGCAAGTTCAACGGGCCGACTTGTTACGTTTGACTCACCAGAGTATGAATAACGCGGCGCTGTTCAAGCCAATCACTAAGTACAGTGCTGAAGTCCAAGAACCTGAAAACATTTCTGAAGTGTTAGCAAATGCCTATCAGGAAGCCACGGCGGCTAAGCAGGGTGCTAGCTTCGTCAGTGTTCCACAAGACGTGACGGACTCAATCGTTCGGACGCCAGTCATCACACCGATTCAAGCACCAAAATTAGGCCCTGCTAGTCCAGTTGAAGCCACGTTACTGGCACAAAAGATCAAAGCAGCCAAGTTACCCGTCTTATTAGTTGGGATGCGTGCTTCCTCACCAGAAGTCACTAAGGCGATTCGCAACCTCGTGACGGCCGCAAACTTACCAGTTGTCGAAACGTTCCAAGCAGCCGGTGTGATTTCACGTGATTTGGAAGCCAACCATTTCTTTGGTCGGGTCGGGTTATTCCGGAACCAACCAGGGGACATGTTATTGAAGAAGTCTGACTTGGTCATTGCGGTGGGTTATGACCCAATCGAATATGAACCACGTAACTGGAATGCAGAAGGTAAGGCCCGCATCGTGGTGATTGACGCCATGCGCGCGGAACTTGATCATAACTTCCAACCAGAGACGGAATTGATTGGAGACATCGCGCAGACCTTAGACTTCTTGTTACCATACATGAAGGGTTATAACATCAGCGATGATGCTCAATCATATTTGAGTGAATTACAAGAACGCCTGCAAACGCGGGACTTTGTACCGAATATTGATAAGCAGTCTAAGTTAAATCATCCGCTATCAGTCATTGCGGCCTTACAACAGCGGGTCAGCGATGAAATGACGGTCACCGTTGATGTCGGGAGTCACTACATCTGGATGGCACGGCATTTCCGGAGCTATGAACCACGCCACTTACTGTTCAGTAACGGGATGCAGACTTTGGGTGTCGCACTACCATGGGCGATTGCCGCAGCGCTAGTTCGGCCAAACACCCAGATTGTTTCCGTTTCGGGTGATGGCGGCTTCTTGTTCTCCGCTCAGGAACTTGAGACGGCTGTGCGCTTGAAGCAAAACATCGTGCACTTGATTTGGAACGATGGGACCTACGATATGGTGAAGTTCCAAGAAGAGATGAAGTACGGTGAAGATGCGGCCGTGCACTTTGGCCCAGTCGACTTTGTCAAGTATGCTGAAAGCTTTGGTGCCACCGGCTTACGGGTCAACCAACCCGCTGACCTAGAAAAGGTGCTCGATCAAGCTTTTGCCACGGATGGTCCAGTCGTTGTGGACATTCCAATCGACTACTCTGACAACAAGGCTTTAGGTAAGACGATGTTGCCAGATCAATTTTATTAA
- a CDS encoding amino acid permease, translating to MAEEQHQDVHRSLKTRHLSMIALGGSIGTGLFVASGSAISTAGPGGALLAYVGIGIMVYFLMTSLGEMATYLPVSGSFSTYATKFVDPALGFAMGWNYWFNWAITLAVDISTAAIVMQFWLPTVPGWVFSLIALVLIFTINALSVRSFGETEYWLSLIKVVTVLVFLVIGVLTIVGIMGGHATGLSNFSYKKAPFVGGIPTILSVFVVAGFSFQGTELIGITAGESATPEKSIPKAIKQVFWRILLFYILAIFVIAAIIPYTSKDLLGSSASDIAISPFTLVFKRAGLAAAASVMNAVILTSVLSAANSGMYASTRMLYSLSLQGYAPKTFGRVNRRGIPIMALLGTTVIGLLTFLSSLFGQRIYIFLVSASGLTGFIAWLGIAISHLRFRRAFVKQGHQLSELRYHAKWFPFGPWFAFILCLVVIIGQDLHSFATLDWQAIGVTYMSIPLFIVLYVYYKIRYHTKMIPLDKVDLTRHHHGKD from the coding sequence ATGGCAGAAGAACAACATCAGGATGTGCACCGGTCCTTAAAGACCCGGCACTTATCCATGATTGCACTAGGTGGTAGTATCGGAACTGGCCTGTTTGTGGCATCCGGTTCTGCAATTTCAACGGCCGGGCCAGGCGGGGCGCTACTGGCGTACGTCGGCATCGGTATCATGGTCTACTTTTTAATGACCAGTCTGGGTGAGATGGCGACGTACTTGCCAGTTTCCGGGTCGTTTTCAACGTATGCGACCAAGTTTGTCGACCCAGCGCTGGGATTTGCGATGGGCTGGAACTATTGGTTTAACTGGGCGATTACGCTGGCGGTCGACATTAGTACGGCGGCAATCGTCATGCAATTCTGGCTGCCGACCGTGCCCGGCTGGGTCTTCAGTCTGATTGCCTTAGTCTTGATTTTTACGATCAACGCTTTGTCGGTGCGGTCGTTTGGCGAGACGGAATACTGGCTCTCACTGATCAAAGTCGTGACGGTCCTGGTCTTCTTGGTCATCGGGGTGTTGACGATCGTCGGCATCATGGGTGGTCACGCGACGGGTCTCAGCAACTTCTCGTATAAAAAGGCGCCATTCGTAGGCGGAATTCCGACGATTCTCAGTGTGTTCGTTGTCGCTGGTTTTTCATTCCAAGGGACAGAATTGATTGGGATTACCGCGGGCGAATCCGCAACGCCGGAGAAGAGTATTCCGAAGGCCATCAAACAAGTCTTCTGGCGGATCTTATTGTTCTACATTTTGGCCATCTTTGTGATTGCGGCCATTATTCCTTATACGTCTAAGGACTTGCTGGGTTCCTCCGCGAGTGATATTGCGATCAGTCCGTTTACCTTGGTCTTCAAACGGGCCGGGTTGGCAGCGGCTGCCAGTGTCATGAACGCGGTAATTTTGACCTCCGTCTTGTCAGCAGCCAATTCAGGGATGTATGCGTCGACGCGGATGCTATACTCCTTGTCATTACAAGGCTACGCGCCAAAGACGTTCGGTCGGGTCAACCGGCGTGGAATTCCAATCATGGCATTATTAGGAACCACGGTCATCGGTCTCTTGACGTTCCTATCGAGCCTGTTTGGTCAGCGAATCTACATCTTCTTGGTGTCCGCAAGTGGATTGACCGGCTTCATCGCCTGGTTAGGAATTGCCATCTCACATTTGCGGTTCCGGCGGGCGTTTGTCAAGCAGGGCCATCAGCTCAGTGAGTTGCGTTACCATGCCAAGTGGTTCCCATTTGGGCCATGGTTCGCATTTATCCTCTGCTTGGTCGTCATTATTGGCCAAGACTTGCATTCCTTTGCGACACTGGACTGGCAAGCCATCGGGGTCACTTACATGAGTATCCCATTATTTATTGTGTTATATGTCTACTACAAGATTCGTTATCATACCAAGATGATTCCGCTGGATAAGGTTGACTTAACCCGCCATCATCACGGCAAAGATTAA
- a CDS encoding M15 family metallopeptidase, whose amino-acid sequence MWKRNLVRGLALVTLVGVLSGCGANSQSSASKSSSSSAKTTKTQTKRQRLISELPKGVKSTDADLVVVNKWNKRSEMSFSKSSVNGIDVRTSIVKPLEAFVAGAKKAGYPATIVSGYRSVAYQKEVWSQSIQTYENEGKSAKEALKLTKEYVAVPRGSEHETGLAADIMNTHWYNTHGNQLLSSSDKNKGQQWLIKHAPDYGFVLRFTKSGTKSTGIDYESWHFRYVGKKSAQFMTKHNLTLEQYVSLLKAREKAAK is encoded by the coding sequence ATGTGGAAGCGTAATTTAGTAAGAGGTTTAGCATTAGTAACGTTAGTCGGCGTCTTGAGTGGCTGTGGCGCTAACAGCCAGTCGAGTGCGTCAAAATCATCAAGCAGTTCAGCGAAAACGACCAAGACGCAGACCAAACGACAACGATTGATCAGTGAATTGCCGAAGGGCGTCAAGTCGACGGATGCTGATTTGGTCGTCGTCAACAAGTGGAACAAGCGCTCAGAAATGAGTTTCAGTAAGTCGAGTGTCAATGGGATCGATGTCCGGACATCCATCGTCAAGCCACTGGAAGCTTTCGTGGCTGGCGCTAAGAAGGCCGGGTACCCGGCAACCATCGTTTCTGGTTACCGGTCCGTTGCCTATCAAAAAGAGGTTTGGAGTCAATCGATTCAAACCTATGAGAATGAGGGCAAGTCGGCCAAAGAAGCCTTGAAGCTGACGAAAGAATACGTGGCGGTACCACGTGGTAGTGAGCATGAGACCGGCTTAGCCGCTGATATCATGAACACGCATTGGTATAACACTCACGGTAACCAGTTGCTCTCTTCATCAGACAAGAACAAAGGGCAACAATGGTTAATCAAGCACGCCCCAGACTACGGTTTCGTCCTACGCTTTACGAAGAGCGGGACCAAGTCAACGGGGATTGATTATGAATCATGGCATTTCCGCTACGTCGGCAAAAAGAGTGCCCAATTCATGACCAAGCACAACCTGACCTTGGAACAATACGTGAGCCTATTAAAGGCACGTGAAAAGGCGGCTAAGTAA
- a CDS encoding deoxynucleoside kinase, producing MLVMSGTIGAGKTSLTQLVAQHFGSKAFYESVDDNPILPLFYKDPKKYAFLLQIYFLNKRLDSIKSAFANDLDVLDRSIFEDSLLFHLNGDLGRATNTEVDIYDSLLNNMMQELPEAEHQKSPDLLIHINISFDTMLKRIQKRGRSYEQIDQDPDLYQYYQTLNERYTDWYANYDHSPKMQIDGDQLDFVADPSARQEVIRLIDEKVKSLG from the coding sequence ATGCTTGTAATGTCAGGAACAATCGGTGCCGGCAAGACGAGTTTAACGCAATTAGTAGCCCAACATTTCGGCTCCAAAGCGTTTTACGAATCAGTTGATGATAATCCCATTTTGCCGTTATTTTATAAGGACCCTAAGAAGTATGCGTTCTTATTACAAATCTACTTTTTAAATAAACGGTTGGATAGTATCAAATCAGCGTTTGCCAACGACTTGGACGTCTTGGACCGCTCAATCTTCGAAGACTCATTATTGTTCCATTTAAACGGGGATTTGGGACGGGCGACCAACACCGAAGTTGACATTTACGACTCGCTATTGAATAACATGATGCAAGAATTGCCTGAAGCTGAGCATCAGAAGAGCCCAGACTTGTTGATTCACATCAATATTTCGTTCGATACGATGCTCAAGCGAATTCAAAAGCGGGGCCGCTCATATGAACAAATCGACCAAGATCCAGACCTATACCAATACTATCAAACGTTGAACGAACGGTATACGGACTGGTACGCTAACTATGACCACAGCCCTAAGATGCAAATCGATGGCGACCAATTAGATTTCGTTGCGGACCCGAGTGCTCGTCAGGAAGTCATTCGCTTGATTGATGAAAAGGTTAAGAGTCTCGGCTAG
- the serS gene encoding serine--tRNA ligase — MLDVKMIRQNADFVKEQLGHRGVAASDIDDLLAADEQRRELIAKSEQLKSTRNKVSGEISQKKRNKEDASAEIAEMQKVSADVKDLDEQRRTIDAQVQDMAAHLPNMPHPDVPVSLKEEDAVELRRIGTPRKFDFTPKAHWDIGEDLGILDFERGAKVSGSRFLYYIGDGAKLKRAVYNFFLDQHEAEGYTEVLPPYMVTDESMYGTGQFPKFKEDAFRITTQDLTLIPTAEVPLVNYYRDEVIPAEKLPVYFTALSPAFREEAGSAGRDTKGLIRLHQFNKVEMVKFTKPEDSWDELEKLTNNAESLLKKLGLPYHVITLTTGDMSFTAAMTHDLEVWFPEQNKYREISSCSNCTDFQARRAHIQYRDDDGKLQFVHTLNGSGLAVGRTVAAILENYQNEDGTVTIPDVLVPYMHGKTKIEKQG, encoded by the coding sequence ATGTTAGATGTTAAAATGATTCGGCAAAATGCCGATTTTGTCAAAGAACAACTTGGTCATCGGGGCGTTGCTGCTAGTGATATCGATGACTTGTTAGCTGCGGACGAACAACGCCGTGAATTGATTGCAAAGAGTGAACAACTCAAGTCTACTCGGAACAAGGTCTCGGGTGAGATTTCACAAAAGAAGCGCAATAAAGAAGATGCCAGTGCTGAAATTGCTGAAATGCAAAAGGTTAGTGCGGATGTTAAAGACTTGGATGAACAACGCCGGACGATCGACGCGCAAGTCCAAGACATGGCAGCTCATTTACCAAACATGCCTCATCCAGACGTGCCGGTCAGCTTGAAGGAAGAAGACGCGGTTGAATTACGTCGGATCGGGACGCCACGGAAGTTCGACTTCACACCAAAAGCCCACTGGGACATCGGTGAAGATTTAGGTATCTTGGACTTCGAACGGGGCGCCAAAGTCTCAGGAAGTCGGTTCTTATACTACATTGGTGATGGGGCCAAACTTAAACGGGCCGTCTACAACTTCTTCTTGGACCAACATGAAGCAGAAGGCTATACCGAAGTCTTACCACCATACATGGTGACGGATGAATCAATGTACGGGACTGGTCAATTCCCTAAGTTTAAGGAAGACGCCTTCCGGATCACAACGCAAGATTTAACGTTGATCCCAACTGCTGAAGTCCCATTGGTAAACTACTACCGCGATGAAGTTATTCCGGCAGAAAAATTACCCGTCTATTTCACGGCGTTATCACCAGCATTCCGGGAAGAAGCTGGTAGTGCCGGTCGCGATACCAAGGGTTTGATTCGTTTACACCAATTCAATAAGGTTGAAATGGTCAAGTTTACGAAGCCTGAAGATTCATGGGATGAACTTGAAAAGCTGACCAATAATGCCGAATCATTATTGAAGAAGCTCGGCTTGCCATATCACGTGATTACGTTGACGACTGGTGATATGAGTTTCACCGCTGCCATGACGCATGACCTAGAAGTATGGTTCCCAGAACAAAACAAGTACCGTGAAATTTCAAGTTGTTCAAACTGTACTGATTTCCAAGCACGGCGCGCACACATCCAGTATCGCGACGATGATGGTAAACTCCAATTCGTCCACACGTTGAATGGGAGTGGCTTAGCAGTCGGTCGGACCGTTGCAGCTATTTTGGAAAACTATCAAAATGAAGATGGCACGGTCACGATTCCAGATGTCTTAGTGCCTTACATGCACGGCAAGACTAAAATCGAAAAACAAGGTTAA
- a CDS encoding CtsR family transcriptional regulator encodes MQSQNISDIIEKYLKSILADSEHVEIRRSEIADLFNVVPSQINYVIKTRFTIQNGYLVESKRGGGGYIRIEKVNLVDDADVLDALIQVIGDSITQRDAYAVVQSLYEDDVLNRREAQLILVAIDHDTLGLTDRDLENSLRARIIIGILNHLRYES; translated from the coding sequence ATGCAAAGTCAAAATATCTCGGATATTATTGAAAAGTATTTAAAAAGTATTTTGGCGGACTCGGAGCATGTTGAAATTCGGCGTTCAGAAATTGCCGACCTTTTCAACGTGGTACCCTCACAGATTAATTATGTGATTAAAACGCGGTTTACGATCCAAAATGGTTACTTAGTTGAAAGTAAGCGTGGCGGTGGCGGTTATATTCGCATTGAAAAGGTTAATTTGGTCGATGATGCTGATGTGTTGGATGCCCTCATTCAAGTGATCGGCGATTCCATCACACAACGGGATGCCTACGCAGTTGTTCAGAGTCTGTATGAGGACGACGTTTTAAATCGTAGGGAAGCGCAGTTGATATTAGTGGCAATCGATCACGACACGTTAGGACTGACGGACCGAGACCTTGAAAATAGTCTCCGGGCTCGAATAATTATCGGGATTTTGAACCACTTGCGTTACGAAAGCTAA